From Anopheles darlingi chromosome 2, idAnoDarlMG_H_01, whole genome shotgun sequence, the proteins below share one genomic window:
- the LOC125952758 gene encoding chitin synthase chs-2-like, with product MKNNATMNYFTESSDDDDEETVMIKKVQQDNKLWDSFQDPPVPQTSGSAASQEYLITFIKGLKVFTYIFVFLVTLASACFSKMSFLMMVSNIREGTKNRYCDVRQPDKQFEAYIPREQRVAWMWAIVFSFAVPEIGAFIRAARICFFKNIPRPTWGQLLVVTIMETFHVIGLAILAFFVFPQLDVVKAAMLTNCVCLVPALLGLVSRSSKESKLAFKYLFDLLAISAQITGYVVWPLLNNRFELWFIPVSLFLVSCHWWENYLSQKSVFRPIAAMAAIREKLTDCRYQTYLLLAPYKILLFLACCIYLSEQPVGEFFTLFSSGWGNHTISVREMEAVLNEKFPDLSSITSDLEVQEIFPTSNAILWITLTHILSSYLCYIFSKFSCKIQIQSFSMAFPVNLAVPVNITLLFLLSGLREADVCAFHGLLPDYIFFRMPPFYYLFDYVVNEFSWLWLLWLVAQLWITRHLWIAKSDRNASTEKLFVTPMYNSLLIDQSVAMNRRREDQEDFVKKIDMVKVKDTEKANEIDSKAKEARNDRIKPYDRIPQIFICATMWHETKEELMEFLKSLLRLDEDQCARRMAMKHIQANKDDIDPDYYDLETHIFFDDAFVNDKSKCESADASPLNSYVKALINNIEEAALEVYKTKIRIYPPTKIVTPYGGRLIWTLPGRTKMIAHLKDKNKIRHKKRWSQVMYMYYLLGYRIMQLNTSPERKMVIAQNTYLLALDGDIDFQPNAVSLLVGRMKIDPDLGAACGRIHPVGTGPMVWYQIFEYAIGHWLQKATEHVIGCVLCSPGCFSLFRGRALMENSVMKKYTTKSDQARHYVQYDQGEDRWLCTLLLKQKFRVEYSAASDAYTHAPEGFNEFYNQRRRWVPSTIANIFDLLADAKRVVKTNNSISMPYIVYQCMLMFGTILGPGTIFLMMVGALVAVFRIDMWTSFLWNGVPLAGFMAICYWMEQKYQLVAAFFISAIYSLVMMAVLVGIVVQVMEDGILAPSSMFFIAVALQIVITGVLHPQEMEALPAGLVYYITIPSMYMLLVIYSVFNMNDVSWGTRENPVDAAKKAPAPAAPQGKMQKLFGYLRSPDKEEDGSIDISINGLFRCLLCTHPKPSADKEQIAQIAASLADISTKMKGLEMKLTGNVSVMRSDDEDDDIGSLDMQGGRGPSSPSSTSGVSSPIQTVKNDSLEEPEKQMNYLPDWLYDVDLKNGDTETISASEEMFWIELIEKYLKPLDLSEKQKDEMKSQLKVLRDLAVFAFVMANALFVLVIFLLQLKKEELHIEWWFNVKNAISYDESTVEIMVRREYLELEPIGLVFVLFFGVILVIQFVAMLMHRFGTISQILASTELNWYCSKKAKDMSLDAELRENAVEIARRLQRPKPQWDEEDLEDEQKAIGRRDTIHRILYQHKNKQDWSNLEANFKRNYYKEGELDLGGRLTLSRKTLNVLDTRRKSMAEQRKIRKSIIRGQNPYDSGGDMWYPDDGGSSQQNSPGGRNGSPRSPGNGYGARKRSSANGGRQQSSGNGLGAGGRTNFAYQVDDDFDDNFSDEDPRESIPYRRPTVELEMAERANAAARPPGKNRKSRVAFA from the exons ATGAAGAATAACGCCACGATGAACTACTTCACCGAGTCGtcggacgacgatgacgaggagacGGTCATGATCAAAAA GGTGCAGCAGGACAACAAACTGTGGGACTCGTTCCAGGATCCACCGGTACCGCAAACATCCGGTTCCGCCGCCAGCCAGGAGTATCTGATCACGTTCATCAAAGGGCTCAAGGTGTTTACCTACATCTTCGTGTTTCTCGTCACGCTGGCCAGTGCGTGCTTCTCGAAGATGTCCTTCCTCATGATGGTGTCCAACATCAGGGAGGGCACCAAGAACCGTTACTGTGACGTTCGAC AACCGGACAAACAGTTTGAGGCGTACATCCCACGTGAGCAGCGCGTGGCATGGATGTGGGCAATCGTGTTCTCGTTCGCCGTCCCGGAAATCGGTGCCTTCATCCGGGCGGCTCGTATTTGCTTCTTCAAAAACATCCCCCGCCCTACCTGGggacagctgctggtggtcaccATCATGGAAACCTTCCACGTCATCGGTCTGGCGATACTGGCGTTCTTCGTCTTTCCCCAGCTCGACGTCGTTAAGGCGGCCATGTTGACCAACTGCGTCTGTCTGGTGCCCGCACTGCTCGGTTTGGTGTCACGCTCATCCAAAGAGTCGAAGCTTGCCTTCAAGTATCTGTTCGATCTGCTGGCGATCAGTGCCCAGATCACCGGGTACGTCGTGTGGCCGCTACTCAACAATCGCTTCGAGCTGTGGTTCATTCCGGTGTCCCTTTTCCTCGTGTCCTGTCACTGGTGGGAGAACTATCTTTCACAGAAGAGCGTCTTCC GTCCCATCGCTGCAATGGCAGCCATACGGGAAAAATTAACGGATTGTCGGTACCAGACGTACCTTCTGCTCGCTCCCTACAAGATACTGCTTTTCCTCGCTTGTTGCATATATCTCTCCGAGCAACCGGTTGGCGAGTTCTTTACGCTGTTCAGCAGTGGCTGGGGTAATCATACCATCTCCGTTCGGGAG ATGGAGGCCGTACTGAACGAGAAATTCCCGGACCTGTCGTCCATCACGTCGGATCTGGAAGTGCAGGAAATATTCCCGACCAGCAACGCCATCCTGTGGATCACCTTAACGCACATACTGAGCTCCTATCTGTGCTACATCTTCAGCAAATTTAGCTGCAAGATTCAGATCCAAAG cTTCTCGATGGCATTTCCGGTCAATCTGGCAGTCCCGGTTAACATTACGTTACTTTTCCTGCTCTCCGGGCTTCGGGAGGCCGACGTGTGTGCATTCCATGGCCTTTTGCCCGATTACATCTTCTTCCGCATGCCACCATTTTACTATCTGTTCGATTACGTCGTGAACGAGTTCAGTTGGCTGTGGTTGCTATGGTTAGTGGCACAGCTATGGATCACACGTCACCTCTGGATAGCCAAGTCGGATAGAAATGCTTCGACCGAGAAGCTGTTCGTTACGCCGATGTACAACAGTTTGCTGATCGATCAGAGCGTGGCCATGAACCGGCGGCGCGAAGATCAGGAGGATTTTGTTAAGAAAATA gatATGGTTAAAGTGAAGGATACAGAAAAGGCCAACGAAATTGATTCCAAAGCGAAGGAAGCTAGGAATGACCGAATCAAGCCGTACGATCGCATTCCTCAGATTTTTATCTGCGCAACGATGTGGCACGAGACGAAGGAGGAGCTGATGGAGTTTTTAAAATCGCTGTTAAGGCTGGACGAGGACCAATGTGCCCGCCGGATGGCCATGAAACACATCCAGGCGAACAAGGATGACATAGATCCAGACTACTACGATCTTGAAA CACACATCTTCTTCGATGATGCGTTCGTGAACGATAAATCAAAGTGTGAAAGTGCCGACGCCTCTCCGCTCAACTCGTACGTAAAGGCACTGATCAACAACATCGAGGAGGCGGCGCTGGAAGTGTACAAAACGAAAATACGCATCTATCCACCAACGAAGATCGTTACACCGTACGGTGGCCGGCTCATTTGGACCTTACCGGGGCGTACGAAGATGATTGCTCATCTGAAGGATAAGAACAAAATCCGCCACAAGAAGCGCTGGTCGCAGGTGATGTACATGTACTATCTGCTCGGTTATCGTATCATGCAGCTCAACACCTCACCGGAGCGAAAGATGGTCATCGCACAGAACACCTACCTGTTGGCACTCGATGGTGACATCGATTTCCAGCCCAATGCCGTCTCCCTGCTCGTCGGTCGTATGAAAATTGATCCCGACCTAGGGGCCGCCTGTGGCCGCATTCATCCCGTCGGTACGGGGCCGATGGTGTGGTATCAGATCTTCGAGTACGCCATCGGTCATTGGCTGCAGAAGGCAACGGAACACGTGATCGGTTGTGTGCTCTGTTCACCCGGCTGTTTCTCACTGTTCCGTGGTCGCGCACTGATGGAGAACTCGGTCATGAAGAAGTACACCACCAAATCGGACCAGGCACGTCACTACGTACAGTACGATCAGGGTGAGGATCGATGGTTGTGTACGCTGCTGTTGAAGCAAAAGTTCCGCGTCGAGTATTCGGCAGCCTCCGATGCTTACACGCACGCTCCGGAAGGATTCAATGAGTTCTACAATCAACGCCGTCGCTGGGTACCGTCGACCATTGCCAATATCTTCGATTTGCTGGCCGATGCGAAGCGAGTCGTCAAGACCAACAACAGTATCTCGATGCCGTACATCGTGTACCAGTGTATGTTAATGTTCGGAACGATCCTTGGACCGGGCACCATCTTCCTTATGATGGTTGGTGCGCTGGTGGCCGTGTTCCGTATCGATATGTGGACATCCTTCCTTTGGAATGGTGTACCGTTGGCCGGTTTTATGGCGATCTGTTACTGGATGGAGCAAAAGTATCAGCTAGTGGCGGCCTTCTTCATTTCGGCCATCTACTCGCTCGTCATGATGGCCGTACTCGTCGGTATCGTCGTGCAGGTGATGGAGGATGGTATTCTGGCACCGTCCTCCATGTTCTTCATCGCCGTCGCCCTTCAGATCGTTATCACTGGAGTGTTGCATCCGCAGGAGATGGAAGCGCTTCCGGCCGGGCTCGTCTACTACATCACCATCCCGTCCATGTACATGTTGCTCGTGATCTACTCCGTGTTCAACATGAACGACGTGTCGTGGGGAACCCGCGAGAATCCGGTGGATGCGGCCAAGAAAGCCCCGGCACCGGCCGCACCGCAAGGCAAGATGCAGAAACTGTTCGGTTATCTGCGCTCACCGGACAAAGAGGAGGACGGTTCGATTGACATCTCGATCAACGGGCTGTTCCGCTGTTTGCTCTGCACACATCCCAAACCCAGTGCCGACAAGGAACAGATCGCACAAATTGCTGCCTCCCTCGCGGACATCAGTACCAAGATGAAGGGTCTGGAAAT gAAATTAACCGGCAACGTCAGCGTAATGAGATcagacgatgaggatgatgacaTCGGGAGCCTCGATATGCAGGGCGGACGTGGGCCCTCCTCACCCTCTTCCACATCCGGCGTCTCTTCGCCGATCCAGACCGTCAAAAACGATTCCCTAGAGGAG CCCGAGAAACAGATGAACTATCTGCCCGATTGGCTGTACGATGTGGACCTGAAGAACGGTGACACGGAGACGATCTCCGCCTCGGAGGAGATGTTCTggatcgagctgatcgagaAGTACCTGAAACCGCTCGATCTTTCGGAGAAACAAAAGGACGAAATGAAGTCCCAGCTCAAGGTGTTGCGCGATTTGGCCGTGTTTGCGTTCGTGATGGCGAATGCGCTGTTCGTGCTGGTCATCTTCCTGCTGCAGCTAAAGAAAGAAGAGCTACACATCGAGTGGTGGTTTAACGTGAAGAACGCAATCAGCTACGACGAGAGTACGGTCGAGATTATGGTGCGCCGTGAGtacctggaactggaaccgaTCGGTCTGGTGTTTGTGCTGTTCTTCGGTGTCATTCTGGTGATCCAGTTCGTGGCCATGCTGATGCATCGCTTCGGTACGATCTCGCAGATTCTCGCCTCGACCGAACTCAACTGGTACTGTTCGAAGAAGGCCAAAGATATGTCGCTGGATGCGGAGCTGCGTGAGAATGCGGTTGAGATCGCTCGGCGTCTCCAGCGCCCGAAACCACAGTGGGACGAGGAGGATCTGGAGGATGAGCAGAAGGCGATTGGGCGGCGGGACACGATCCATCGGATACTTTACCAGCACAAGAACAAACAGGACTGGAGCAACCTGGAGGCGAACTTCAAGCGGAACTACTACAAGGAGGGTGAGCTGGATCTCGGTGGCCGGCTGACGCTCAGCCGCAAAACGCTGAACGTGCTCGATACGCGCCGCAAATCGATGGCCGAACAGCGGAAAATTCGCAAGTCGATCATCCGGGGCCAGAATCCGTACGATTCCGGTGGCGATATGTGGTatccggatgatggtggttcgaGCCAACAGAACTCGCCCGGTGGCCGTAATGGTTCACCGCGTTCTCCCGGCAATGGGTACGGTGCCCGGAAGCGTAGCAGTGCCAACGGTGGACGGCAACAGTCGTCCGGTAACGGGCTCGGTGCCGGAGGTCGCACCAACTTTGCCTACCAAGTGGACGACGATTTCGACGATAACTTCTCGGATGAGGATCCGCGCGAAAGCATCCCATACCGGCGGCCAACGGTGGAGCTCGAGATGGCCGAACGGGCCAATGCCGCCGCCCGGCCACCCGGCAAGAATCGCAAGAGTCGAGTGGCGTTCGCCTAG
- the LOC125952786 gene encoding uncharacterized protein LOC125952786, giving the protein MLKFVTVATVAVLLACVVQCVKVDYYGSLYNPKDELHAPYHEKEDKQDFSKIPGVPGVDYPIYHEVPHTSFHCGNVPAIPGMYANVETGCQAYHTCHDGREGHQGASFLCTNGTLFNQKEFACDWWYNVKCEEAPSYYHLNADPEHNPFTPKRKPEEEEHKKFLIHV; this is encoded by the coding sequence ATGCTGAAGTTTgtcaccgttgccaccgttgcggtgctgctggcctgTGTGGTCCAGTGCGTCAAAGTCGACTACTACGGTTCGCTGTACAACCCGAAGGATGAGCTGCACGCACCGTACCACGAGAAGGAGGACAAGCAGGACTTTAGCAAGATTCCCGGCGTGCCCGGCGTCGACTATCCGATCTACCACGAGGTACCGCACACCAGCTTCCACTGCGGTAATGTGCCGGCCATCCCTGGCATGTACGCGAACGTCGAGACCGGCTGCCAGGCCTACCATACCTGCCATGATGGGCGCGAGGGACACCAGGGTGCCTCGTTCCTCTGCACCAACGGTACGCTGTTCAATCAGAAGGAATTCGCCTGCGACTGGTGGTACAACGTCAAGTGCGAGGAGGCACCGAGCTACTATCACCTTAATGCCGATCCGGAACACAATCCCTTCACGCCCAAGCGCaaaccggaggaggaggagcacaaGAAATTCCTTATCCACGTCTAG